From one Lysinibacillus sp. G4S2 genomic stretch:
- the pgsA gene encoding CDP-diacylglycerol--glycerol-3-phosphate 3-phosphatidyltransferase, giving the protein MNIPNKITISRIILIPFFVIVMMFDFNWGTMSLFGAEMPVHHFIGALIFIFASTTDWVDGYYARKYNLVTTFGKFLDPLADKLLVSAAFILMVELDMAPAWLIIIIISREFAVTGLRLILAGEGEVVAANQLGKIKTWTQIMAIAAALLHNTIFTLIGIPFDDIMLYIALFFTLWSGWDYFYLNRRVLLESK; this is encoded by the coding sequence ATGAACATTCCAAATAAAATTACCATCTCTCGAATCATACTTATTCCGTTCTTTGTCATTGTGATGATGTTTGATTTCAACTGGGGAACAATGTCACTATTCGGTGCAGAGATGCCTGTTCATCATTTTATAGGTGCACTTATTTTTATTTTTGCTTCTACAACTGATTGGGTGGATGGTTATTATGCACGTAAGTATAATCTTGTGACAACATTTGGGAAATTTTTAGACCCACTAGCTGACAAATTGCTAGTTTCAGCAGCTTTTATTTTAATGGTAGAGCTTGATATGGCTCCTGCCTGGCTAATAATCATTATTATTAGCCGTGAGTTTGCGGTAACTGGCCTGCGTTTAATATTGGCGGGTGAAGGAGAAGTTGTTGCGGCGAATCAGCTTGGTAAAATTAAAACATGGACTCAAATTATGGCTATTGCAGCAGCGCTTTTACACAATACAATCTTTACACTGATCGGTATTCCATTTGATGATATTATGCTATATATTGCATTGTTCTTTACACTATGGTCTGGATGGGATTATTTCTATCTAAATCGACGTGTCTTACTTGAGTCTAAATAA
- a CDS encoding pitrilysin family protein: MFKTIPFAKGVNLHIRQTTQFKTVNFSIKWRRALTATNASERTVLTNVLQHSNAKFTTTAAFRSFLDDLYGTVLYFDTSKRGNEHTVLMNVEAVNDHFLANTSVLNEVLGLLHTAIFEPNLENGVFKESIVEREKKTVIQRIESIFDDKSRFAQQRLQQILRPNEPASISANGTVEDIQNITSTSLFEAYQSMLANDKIDIYVAGDINEEEIVEKLKKALPFNDRTPEEIPAVLPQQHPQNDYVREQQDMKQGKMHIGFSTPVRFGDPDFAKMQIFNGVFGGYPHAKLFMNVREKESLAYYASSSYASHYGLVFVVSGIEPKNEEKALSLIKEQLAVMQAGDITNLELEQTKAMLTNQLKESLDSARGQIEIFDQYKDLPEEFAVEAWANKWKAVTKEDVVDMAKQVQLEAVYFLCGKEQAAQ, translated from the coding sequence ATGTTTAAAACAATACCTTTTGCAAAAGGTGTCAATTTGCATATCCGACAAACAACCCAATTTAAAACCGTAAATTTTTCAATAAAATGGAGAAGAGCATTAACGGCTACAAATGCGTCTGAACGCACCGTGTTAACAAATGTATTGCAGCACAGTAATGCCAAATTTACGACAACAGCCGCATTCCGTAGCTTTTTAGATGACTTATATGGCACAGTGTTGTATTTTGACACATCTAAGCGTGGCAATGAACATACAGTCCTGATGAATGTAGAAGCTGTTAATGATCATTTCTTGGCAAATACAAGTGTTTTAAATGAAGTACTTGGTTTATTGCACACAGCAATATTTGAACCGAATTTAGAAAACGGTGTATTTAAGGAATCTATTGTGGAACGTGAAAAGAAAACGGTTATTCAGCGTATTGAATCCATTTTTGACGATAAATCTCGTTTTGCACAGCAACGCCTTCAGCAAATTTTACGACCGAATGAACCGGCATCTATTTCTGCTAATGGAACTGTCGAGGACATTCAAAATATTACCTCAACATCATTGTTTGAAGCATATCAATCCATGCTTGCTAACGATAAAATAGACATTTATGTCGCAGGTGATATCAATGAAGAAGAAATAGTAGAGAAGTTGAAAAAAGCGCTACCATTTAATGATCGTACACCTGAAGAAATTCCTGCTGTACTTCCACAACAGCATCCACAAAATGATTATGTACGTGAACAACAAGACATGAAGCAAGGAAAGATGCATATTGGCTTTAGTACACCAGTACGATTTGGTGATCCGGATTTCGCAAAAATGCAAATCTTTAACGGCGTTTTTGGTGGTTATCCTCATGCCAAATTATTTATGAATGTTCGTGAAAAGGAAAGTTTAGCTTACTATGCGTCTAGTTCATATGCATCACATTATGGTTTAGTCTTTGTAGTGTCTGGCATCGAACCAAAGAATGAAGAAAAAGCACTATCGCTTATTAAGGAACAACTTGCTGTTATGCAAGCAGGCGATATTACAAATTTAGAATTAGAGCAAACAAAGGCAATGCTGACGAATCAGCTAAAAGAATCATTGGATTCTGCCCGAGGACAAATAGAAATTTTTGACCAATATAAAGATTTACCTGAGGAATTCGCTGTTGAAGCCTGGGCAAATAAATGGAAAGCTGTTACGAAGGAAGATGTTGTTGATATGGCGAAACAAGTACAGCTAGAAGCGGTCTATTTCTTATGTGGAAAGGAGCAAGCCGCACAATGA
- a CDS encoding DUF3243 domain-containing protein, with amino-acid sequence MTILENWQKWTSFLGQNVTNAESSGMPKKLIQQAAVQIGEYLATNVDPKNEQERVLSDLWGVASEDEKEALANCVVKLVQNKHVQ; translated from the coding sequence ATGACCATTTTAGAAAACTGGCAAAAATGGACATCGTTTTTAGGACAAAATGTTACGAATGCAGAATCAAGCGGTATGCCAAAGAAATTGATTCAACAGGCTGCTGTACAAATTGGCGAATATTTGGCGACGAATGTCGATCCTAAAAACGAACAAGAGCGAGTGCTGTCGGATTTATGGGGCGTTGCCTCTGAAGATGAAAAAGAAGCATTGGCGAATTGTGTCGTTAAACTTGTACAAAATAAGCATGTGCAGTAA
- a CDS encoding YmfK family protein, with amino-acid sequence MSDWYFEYEIQVNRPGLLGDITSLLGMLRVNIISINGVDEDRRGMLVHTDNDGAIERFRTIVSTMEHINVTKFRQPKLRDRLALRHGHYIPRDADEKNTFRFVRDELGILVDFMAELFKKEGHKLIGIRGMPRVGKTESIVAASVCANKKWIFLSSTMIKQTVRNKLAGDEFSDNNIFILDGIVTRRSSDERHLQLVREMMSMPSIKVVEHPDMFIQHSEYKIEDFDYIIELRHHPDEEITYEIMEKNHMMSESDSFGGFNF; translated from the coding sequence TTGAGCGATTGGTACTTTGAATATGAAATTCAGGTGAATCGCCCTGGATTATTAGGAGATATTACTTCACTTTTAGGGATGCTTCGTGTCAATATTATTTCGATAAATGGTGTCGATGAGGATCGACGTGGTATGTTAGTGCATACAGACAATGATGGGGCAATTGAGCGTTTTCGTACAATTGTTTCGACAATGGAACATATTAACGTTACCAAATTTCGACAACCTAAACTCCGTGATCGTTTAGCTCTGAGGCACGGTCATTATATTCCTCGAGATGCAGATGAAAAAAATACTTTCCGTTTTGTACGAGATGAACTTGGTATTTTAGTTGACTTTATGGCTGAACTCTTTAAAAAAGAGGGGCATAAGCTCATTGGAATACGTGGAATGCCTCGTGTTGGGAAAACCGAGTCGATTGTAGCGGCTAGTGTATGTGCCAATAAAAAATGGATTTTTTTATCATCTACAATGATTAAGCAGACTGTCCGCAATAAACTGGCTGGTGATGAATTCAGTGACAATAATATTTTTATATTAGATGGCATTGTAACACGTCGTTCATCTGATGAGCGACATTTGCAACTAGTACGTGAAATGATGAGTATGCCTTCTATTAAGGTTGTCGAGCATCCAGATATGTTTATTCAGCATTCAGAATATAAGATAGAGGATTTTGATTATATCATTGAATTACGTCATCACCCAGATGAAGAAATTACGTATGAGATAATGGAAAAAAACCATATGATGTCCGAATCCGATTCATTTGGAGGATTTAATTTTTAA
- a CDS encoding competence/damage-inducible protein A, translating into MNAEILAVGSELLLGQITNTNAKFISNQLSELGINVYYHTVVGDNAKRLEEAISVAETRADLIIFSGGLGPTKDDLTKETIARHLGVKLEFDNIALTYIEQFFAQRGRPMTDNNRKQALILAGSEVLANHHGMAPGMILTKDERTYILLPGPPKELEPMFQFEAKPKLSAMLNAGGVIASHVMRFYGIGEAELEVRVQDILDSQTNPTVAPLASDGEVTLRVTAKAESEQEAQQLIAAKVAEIQALVGDYQYGRDDDSLASKTVEMLLDNKLTIAAAESLTAGLFQSELAEIPGVGDALVGGVVTYTEEAKIKQLGISKELLDTHGIVSSECAAAMASTVRKKFATDIGIGLTGAAGPTAHDHQPVGTVWIGIAIGNEEPITYLLHLSGMRNTNRLRTVKFTCHYLMQLLEERGFKKR; encoded by the coding sequence ATGAATGCTGAAATTCTTGCAGTTGGCTCAGAGTTATTGCTTGGTCAGATTACGAATACAAATGCGAAATTTATTTCTAATCAGTTGTCCGAGTTGGGGATAAATGTTTATTATCACACTGTTGTAGGGGATAATGCAAAACGTTTAGAAGAGGCTATTTCCGTTGCAGAGACTCGTGCTGATTTAATCATTTTCTCAGGCGGTCTTGGTCCTACAAAGGATGATTTAACAAAGGAAACGATTGCTCGTCATCTTGGCGTTAAGCTCGAATTTGATAATATCGCACTGACATATATTGAGCAATTTTTTGCACAGCGAGGACGTCCAATGACGGACAATAATCGTAAGCAGGCTTTAATACTAGCAGGTAGTGAGGTGCTTGCTAACCATCACGGTATGGCACCTGGCATGATACTAACAAAAGATGAGCGTACTTATATTTTGCTTCCGGGGCCACCTAAAGAGCTGGAGCCGATGTTCCAGTTTGAAGCAAAGCCAAAGCTTAGTGCGATGTTAAATGCTGGAGGGGTTATTGCATCGCACGTTATGCGCTTTTATGGAATTGGCGAAGCAGAACTTGAGGTACGTGTCCAAGATATTTTAGATTCGCAAACAAACCCAACTGTTGCTCCACTTGCTTCTGACGGCGAGGTTACATTGCGTGTAACGGCCAAGGCAGAATCGGAGCAAGAAGCGCAGCAACTCATTGCCGCAAAGGTAGCAGAAATTCAAGCGCTTGTTGGTGACTATCAGTATGGTAGAGATGATGATTCTCTTGCCTCTAAAACAGTAGAAATGTTACTAGATAATAAGTTAACAATTGCCGCGGCAGAAAGTTTAACAGCAGGGTTATTTCAGTCAGAGCTTGCTGAGATACCAGGTGTAGGAGATGCCCTTGTTGGTGGTGTTGTTACGTATACAGAAGAGGCTAAAATTAAGCAGCTTGGTATTTCTAAAGAATTATTAGATACACATGGGATTGTAAGCAGTGAATGTGCAGCGGCCATGGCTAGTACAGTACGTAAAAAATTCGCAACGGATATTGGTATTGGATTAACAGGTGCAGCAGGTCCTACGGCTCATGATCATCAACCAGTAGGGACGGTTTGGATTGGTATTGCGATTGGTAATGAAGAGCCAATTACGTATTTACTTCATTTATCAGGCATGCGCAATACAAATAGACTTCGTACGGTGAAGTTTACATGTCATTATTTAATGCAGCTTTTGGAAGAAAGAGGCTTTAAAAAACGTTAA
- a CDS encoding SDR family oxidoreductase: MKKFALVLGASGEIGRAICQSLAEDGWSIYIHFSNNEKAAQALFCSLSESFPAQEFMLVQGNFSKVSGAQSLASQIFNVQAIVFANGQAHYSLLEDTTVEDMDALWRVHVQNPMRLTALLSSKLRAHDVSYVLFIGSIWGEAGSAGEALYATVKGAQHAFVKSYAKEAALSRIRVNAIAPGFINTSMNNHLSEEELEYVIEDIPLGLVGQTTDVAEMVRFYLSGKADYVTGQIIRLNGGWYI, from the coding sequence GTGAAAAAGTTTGCCCTCGTGTTAGGTGCATCAGGTGAGATTGGCCGTGCTATTTGTCAGAGTCTGGCAGAAGATGGTTGGTCCATCTACATACATTTTTCAAACAATGAGAAGGCGGCGCAGGCTTTATTCTGCTCCCTTTCAGAAAGCTTCCCTGCACAGGAATTTATGCTTGTACAGGGAAATTTTTCGAAAGTATCTGGGGCGCAATCGCTAGCATCTCAAATTTTTAATGTGCAAGCGATTGTCTTTGCAAATGGTCAGGCACATTATTCTCTACTTGAAGATACAACGGTGGAGGACATGGATGCATTATGGCGAGTTCATGTGCAAAATCCAATGCGTCTAACGGCCTTGCTTTCATCAAAGCTTCGCGCTCATGATGTCAGCTATGTCCTGTTTATCGGTTCCATTTGGGGAGAGGCTGGATCGGCTGGTGAAGCACTTTACGCCACTGTGAAGGGTGCCCAGCATGCTTTTGTAAAGTCATATGCGAAAGAAGCAGCATTGTCACGAATTCGTGTTAATGCTATTGCACCAGGCTTTATTAATACCTCGATGAACAATCATTTAAGTGAAGAGGAGCTTGAATATGTTATAGAGGACATTCCGTTAGGTTTAGTTGGACAAACTACGGATGTTGCTGAAATGGTACGTTTCTATCTTTCGGGAAAAGCAGATTATGTAACGGGACAAATAATTCGATTAAACGGTGGCTGGTACATATAA
- a CDS encoding helix-turn-helix domain-containing protein, translating to MAELGTRLKEARLSKGYSLDDLQEITKIQKRYLVGIEEGNYSIMPGSFYVRAFIKQYADAVGLNAEEILETYKSELPGTKNDQVSQSMTNSPSRRKVSKGPSNRMMEAMPKIIVGLFIIVIIVAIWVLLQSKNKAGSDAVEDTPPEIQYDKQIKPIDSEKDKEKEDKKAQAKAKQDSTDSAEKKTDEKPTEEVKQSISAGAIEADGATTSYTLTGTDTFKIRIEVSGPTFIGIRNQQQQEILTDTRVYNAGEVVEFDATSQNYARIRLGNSAQAKVYINDELLTYAQQIVTQNIVINFNKE from the coding sequence GTGGCAGAATTAGGGACTCGACTGAAAGAAGCGAGACTGTCTAAAGGCTACAGCTTAGACGATTTACAAGAAATAACGAAAATTCAAAAACGTTATTTAGTAGGGATTGAAGAGGGCAATTATTCGATTATGCCTGGTTCATTTTATGTACGAGCTTTTATTAAACAATATGCGGACGCTGTTGGTTTGAACGCTGAGGAAATTTTAGAAACCTATAAGAGCGAATTGCCAGGAACAAAAAATGATCAAGTAAGTCAATCGATGACGAATAGCCCAAGTAGAAGAAAAGTTTCAAAGGGCCCTTCCAATAGAATGATGGAGGCAATGCCAAAAATAATCGTTGGTTTATTTATCATTGTCATTATTGTAGCAATTTGGGTGTTATTGCAATCTAAAAATAAAGCAGGGTCAGACGCTGTTGAGGATACACCTCCAGAAATACAGTATGATAAACAAATAAAACCAATCGATAGTGAGAAAGATAAAGAAAAAGAAGATAAAAAAGCTCAAGCAAAAGCTAAACAAGACTCAACAGATTCAGCAGAGAAAAAAACTGATGAAAAACCAACTGAAGAGGTTAAGCAATCGATTTCAGCGGGAGCTATTGAAGCGGATGGGGCTACAACTTCTTATACGTTAACAGGTACAGATACATTTAAAATTCGTATTGAGGTATCAGGTCCTACATTTATCGGTATTCGAAATCAACAACAACAAGAAATCCTAACAGATACACGTGTATATAATGCAGGTGAAGTAGTGGAATTCGACGCAACATCTCAAAACTACGCCCGTATCCGTTTAGGTAATTCAGCACAAGCTAAGGTATATATTAATGACGAACTTTTAACGTATGCACAGCAAATTGTAACGCAAAACATCGTCATCAATTTCAATAAAGAATAG
- a CDS encoding pitrilysin family protein produces MKTIEFKQLDETLYYEKLENGLDVYILPKKGFSKTFVTFTTKYGSIDRTFVPIGDSESITVPDGIAHFLEHKMFEKEDGDVFQKFSEYGASANAFTSFTRTAYLFSSTDNIYKSTETLLNFVQEPYFTEATVNKEKGIIGQEITMYDDQPDWRLYFGTIENMYHNHPVKIDIAGTIESIDGITADHLYTCYNTFYHPSNMLLFVIGAVDPNEMMTYIRDNQNKKEFPEPTPIQRFFDKEPTEVAVKERELHMDVQKPKVYVGLKAKETNLSGRDMLKHELSVQIALELIFGRTSSFYERIYEDGLIDETYAFDFTLENGFGFAMIGSDSTEPAALEKAIKEELAKYDGDAQFENADLERVKRKKIGFFLRALNSIEFIANQFTRYSFNDMNLFDVVPVLEELTIDDLKKAFSSVQGESQQTVFKVLPTEKGVQ; encoded by the coding sequence ATGAAAACAATTGAATTCAAACAATTAGATGAAACTTTGTATTATGAAAAATTAGAGAATGGCTTAGATGTCTATATTTTACCAAAAAAAGGCTTTTCAAAAACATTTGTAACGTTCACAACTAAGTATGGCTCGATTGACCGTACATTTGTGCCAATTGGTGATTCGGAAAGCATTACTGTACCAGATGGCATTGCCCATTTTTTAGAGCATAAAATGTTTGAAAAAGAAGATGGAGATGTCTTCCAAAAGTTTAGTGAATATGGTGCTTCGGCCAATGCCTTTACGTCATTTACACGTACGGCGTATTTATTTTCATCGACAGACAATATTTATAAAAGTACTGAAACATTATTAAATTTTGTCCAAGAGCCTTACTTTACAGAAGCTACAGTCAATAAGGAAAAGGGCATTATTGGGCAGGAAATTACGATGTACGATGATCAGCCAGATTGGCGCCTGTATTTTGGCACAATCGAAAATATGTATCATAATCACCCAGTGAAAATTGATATCGCTGGTACAATAGAGTCGATTGACGGCATTACGGCGGATCATTTATATACGTGCTACAATACATTTTATCATCCGTCCAATATGTTATTATTTGTCATTGGCGCCGTAGATCCTAATGAAATGATGACGTATATTCGTGACAATCAAAACAAAAAAGAATTCCCTGAACCAACACCAATTCAACGCTTCTTTGATAAGGAGCCGACAGAGGTTGCTGTCAAAGAGCGTGAATTGCATATGGATGTACAAAAGCCAAAGGTCTATGTTGGCTTAAAAGCAAAAGAAACAAATCTTTCTGGTCGTGATATGTTAAAGCATGAGCTGTCTGTTCAAATTGCACTTGAACTTATTTTTGGACGTACATCTAGTTTTTATGAGCGTATTTATGAAGATGGTTTAATTGATGAAACGTATGCCTTTGATTTTACGTTAGAAAATGGTTTTGGCTTTGCTATGATTGGCTCAGATTCTACAGAGCCAGCTGCATTAGAGAAAGCTATTAAGGAAGAATTAGCAAAGTATGATGGAGATGCACAATTTGAAAATGCCGATTTAGAACGAGTGAAACGTAAAAAAATAGGTTTCTTCTTACGTGCACTAAACTCTATTGAATTTATCGCTAACCAATTTACGCGTTATTCGTTTAATGATATGAATTTGTTCGATGTCGTGCCTGTACTAGAAGAACTGACGATCGATGATTTGAAAAAAGCATTTTCTTCGGTTCAAGGCGAGTCTCAACAAACTGTCTTTAAAGTTTTACCTACAGAGAAGGGCGTACAGTGA